The following are from one region of the Hyla sarda isolate aHylSar1 chromosome 6, aHylSar1.hap1, whole genome shotgun sequence genome:
- the CCDC51 gene encoding mitochondrial potassium channel, translated as MKHLCGLQVAIGGMKPLHPSSVLLTHRIKLLTIRTLCSPSSKPPDVGPPSEVSVVSPLKRWVEAGKTVGRNSMQKASATAKYWWDRYEEFVGVVEVREAQWKVTEAEKDFMVARGIVREARENVESQQVKLKEVRDRLDRVSRDDVQYLELATLEHKLLQEEKRLRTSYINAEESEREKFALFSASVRGSHEKERTRAERTKNWSIIGSVLGAIIGVMGSTYINRVRLQELKNLLLEAQKGPISLQEAIHEHASVHQSQQKDLGDLVTALRNMISTAPPLSQDPQSADLRSPASSVGSVDQVLSAIKEHMIYTKETGENFESLQQKYGNLEKSLGKIATDIQNVKSAVIVKTKEGPIHSSVPRDGVQEGSLQNVILELSDAEQRLGAHINRNSIYSTALTCSVLAISFPVLYILLKGN; from the exons ATGAAACATTTATGTGGTTTACAAGTTGCCATTGGTGGCATGAAGCCTCTTCACCCTTCGTCGGTTCTACTGACCCATAGGATTAAATTGCTGACTATAAGGACCCTGTGCTCTCCTTCATCCAAACCTCCAGACGTCGGACCTCCTTCTGAGGTCTCTGTTGTAAGCCCCCTGAAGAGGTGGGTGGAAGCCGGTAAAACTGTGGGTAGAAATTCCATGCAAAAAGCATCTGCCACGGCCAAATATTGGTGGGATCGATACGAAGAGTTTGTAGGAGTTGTGGAAGTTCGAGAAGCTCAATGGAAAGTAACTGAG GCAGAAAAGGACTTCATGGTGGCTCGTGGGATAGTGCGGGAGGCCCGTGAAAACGTGGAGTCTCAGCAGGTGAAGCTAAAAGAAGTGCGGGATCGCCTGGACAGAGTGTCCCGTGATGATGTCCAGTATTTGGAGCTCGCCACTCTAGAGCATAAACTTCTACAG GAAGAAAAAAGATTAAGAACGTCATACATCAATGCCGAGGAGTCTGAAAGAGAGAAGTTTGCTCTTTTCTCTGCCTCCGTGAGGGGGAGTCATGAAAAAGAGAGGACCAGAGCTGAGCGGACTAAAAACTGGTCGATCATCGGGTCCGTACTTGGGGCCATCATTGGAGTCATGGGATCAACCTATATCAACCGGGTAAGGCTCCAGGAGTTGAAGAATTTGCTTCTGGAAGCCCAGAAGGGACCAATCAGCTTACAGGAAGCGATCCACGAGCATGCATCTGTGCACCAGTCCCAGCAGAAGGATCTTGGGGACCTCGTTACAGCATTAAGAAACATGATATCAACTGCTCCTCCATTATCTCAGGACCCTCAAAGTGCAGATTTGAGGTCTCCAGCATCTTCAGTTGGGTCAGTAGATCAGGTGTTATCGGCCATTAAGGAACACATGATATATACTAAAGAAACAGGGGAAAACTTTGAAAGTTTGCAGCAGAAATATGGAAACCTTGAGAAGAGTCTTGGTAAAATAGCTACTGATATACAGAATGTGAAATCTGCAGTGATTGTAAAGACTAAAGAAGGGCCGATCCATAGCTCTGTGCCCAGAGACGGTGTGCAGGAAGGTTCCCTCCAGAACGTTATACTTGAATTATCTGACGCCGAGCAGAGACTGGGCGCTCACATTAACAGGAATTCCATTTACAGCACCGCACTCACATGCTCTGTACTCGCTATATCCTTTCCAGTATTGTACATTTTACTAAAAGGAAACTAA